The stretch of DNA GGCTGAGCTCACCGACCGTCACAGCAGTCATGCCGCGCTCGTCGGCCTCCGTCAGCAGGAGGTCGACGAGCGCGGCTCTGTCGAACCGCGTGTGCACGGGCTCCCCGTCGGGTCCCGGCTCCAGCCGCTCGTGCAGCAGCAGCACGCCGCCCGGCGTCAGGCCGGCGGCGGCGCGTGCCAGGACCACGTCGGCGGGGTCGTCCTCCCAGTCGGCCGCGTCGGCCGACCAGACGACCACGTCGAGCCCGGCGCGCCGGGCGGCGGCCCAGCTCGCCGGTGACTGCAGCCCGTACGGAGGCCGGTACCAGCGCACCGTCGTGCCGGCGACCGCCTCGAGCCGGCGTCGCGCATCGCGTAGGTACCTCAGCGCACCGCGGTGGCCCATCCGCGGCAGCGGCCGGTGGTCGAGGCCGTGCAGCGCGATCTCGTGGCCGGCGTCGCGCACCTCGTGGACCAGCTCCGGGTGGCGCTCGGCCTGGTCGACGAGCAGGAAGAACGTGCAGCGCACACCGTGCCGTGCCAGGACGGCCAGCAGCCGGGGCGTCTCGGCGCCGTCCGGTCCGTCGTCGAAGGTGACCGCGACCTGGTGGGCGTCGTGCCCGCCGTTCACCGATCCGAACGGACGCAGCGCGGCGTCGGCCGTCCGTCGCAGGGCCCGACGTCCCCGCGGGCCCAGAGCGGCCAGGGGGCCGGGCAGCGCGCGAGGGCTCATGGTGCGGCCTCCTCCGTCGGTGTCGGCCCGCCCGACCGGCGGTCCGACGGGCATCTTCGCACCGGGCCGCCGCTGACCGGCGGCAGACCGTCCTCTACCCTGGCGCTGCGCGAAGGGAGCCGCCGTGGCGGAGGACGGGACAGGAGCGGAGCAGCGGCGGTCGCCGATCCGCATCGGCTTCGCCTGCCACTGGACCCAGCCGCCGCAGCAGAGCTGGTCAGGCACGCCGTGGCACCTGCGGGCGGCTCTGCAGCAGGTGGCGGAGGTGCAGGACCTGCCGCTCGAGCTGGCACCACCGCTGCGTCAGGTGGCGCGCGTCCTCGGGGCTCGGCGCACGCCCCACGGATGGACGTCCACCTGGCGGCACGGTGCGCTGAGCCGGGTGGCGATCCGGCGGCAGCTGCGCACCGCCACGGAACGGCAGCATCCCGACCTGGTGCTGCAGATCCAGGACCTCGGCGTGACCCCGACCCCGTTCGCCGTGCTGCAGGACCTCAGCTACGGCCTGCTGCTCGACGCCTACGGCCCGGACGGGGTGCCGCACTTCCGCGCCCTCGGCAGGCGGCGGATCGACCGGCTGCGCCGGGCGCAGGACCGCGTCTACGCCCAGGCGGCGCTGCTGCTGCCGATGAGCGAGTGGCTCGCCGCGCACCTGCGGTCCCAGGGTGTCCCTGGCGACCGGGTCCGGGTGGTCAACCCCGGCGCCAACGCGGCCGTCCCCGTGGGCACCCCGGTACCGGCCCGGCGGGTCGGTACCGCGCGTCGGCTGCTCTTCGTCGGCCGGGACTTCGATACCAAGGGCGGGGCGCAGGTGGTGGCGGCCCAGCAGCTGCTGCGCCGCGAGCTCGGGCCCGACGTCACGCTGACGGTGGCCGGCCCGGCGCAGTGGCCGCTGCGCTCACCTGTGCCGGACGGCGTCACGTTCCTCGGCCGGGTCCCGGGTGCGCAGGTCGGACGGCTGATGGACACGCACGACCTGTTCGTCATGCCGTCGCGGATGGAGGGCTTCGGCATCGCCTTCGTCGAGGCGCTGACGCGCGGCCTGCCGTGCATCGGCCGGGACGCCTGCGCGATGCCGGAGATCATCGGGCACGACGACGGCGGGCGGCTGGTCCGCTCGGAGGACCCGGGCGAGCTGGCCGCGCTCGTCGCGGAGGCGCTCGCGGACGACGTCCTGTACGCGGCGTGCGCCGCCGCGGCGGACCGGCGGCGGCGGCACTTCAGCTGGGAGCGCGCGGCCTCCGAGGTGGTCGCTGCTGCCGAGGAGAGCCTGCGCGTCCGTCCGGGTGAAGGTGCCGCCGCAGCCGGGTGACATCCGTTTGATCCGGTTTGCGCCCGATCTGTCCGGCGATACCGTGCCGAGAGCGACCGCACACGGTCCACCGTCGACCCGGAGGTGCCGCCGTCATGGCCGTCCCGCGCACGAAGGTCCTGATCATCGTGCAGAACCTGCCCGTCCCGCTGGACCGGCGGGTCTGGCTCGAGTGCCGGGCGCTGACCCGGGCGGGGTACCAGGTCTCGGTGATCTGCCCGCGCGGTCCCGGCGACCCGGCGCGGCAGACGATCGACGGTGTCGCGATCTACAAGTACCGTCCCGCGCCCGAGGCGAAGGGTCTGCTCGGCTTCGTCGTCGAGTTCGTCTACTCGTGGCTGCGGACCGCGGCGCTCTCCCTGACCGTCCGTCGGGAGCGCGGCTTCGACGTGATCCAGGCGTGCAACCCGCCGGACACCTACTGGCTGCTCGCCCGGCTCTGGCGGCCGCGCGGCGTGCGGTTCCTGTTCGACCACCACGACCTGAATCCGGAGCTGTTCGTGTCCCGCTTCGGCGAACCGGCCGGTGCGAAGGCTCGCACCGAGCTGATCGGGCTGCGCTGGCTCGAGCGGCGCACCTTCCGGGCGGCCGACCGCGTGGTGTCCACCAACGAGTCCTACCGGCACGTCGCGCTCACCCGTGGCGGCGTGCCGAGGGACCGCACGACGGTGGTGCGCTCCGGTCCGGACACCCGCGTGATGCGACCCGTGGAGGGCACCGACCACCTCGCGCGCGGCGGCCACCTGCTCGTCTACCTCGGCATCATGGGCCCGCAGGACGACGTCGACCTGGTGCTCCGGGTGATGGACGAGCTGGTGCACCGGCGCGGCCGCACCGACGTGCGGGCGGCGCTCCTCGGGTTCGGCGACTGCCTGGCGGACCTGCGGGCGCTCAGCCACCAGCTGGGGCTGGACGACGTCGTCGAGTTCACCGGCCGCGTCGGTCCGGACAAGATCGCCGCCTACCTGTCGGCCGCCAGCGTGGGCCTCTGTCCCGACCGCAACACGCCGCTGAACAACCGGTCGACGATGAACAAGACCATGGAGTACATGGCGTTCGCCGTCCCGCCGGTCAGCTTCGACCTGGTGGAGACGCGGGTGTCGGCGCAGGACACGGCCCTGTACGTGCCGTCCGGCGACGTGTCGGCGTTCGCCGATGCCGTCGAGCGGCTGCTGGACGACCCCGACCTGCGCGTCGACCTCTCGCTGCGCGCCCGCGAGCGGGTGGTCGCGGAGCTCGACTGGTCGCCGCAGGCGACCGCGTACGTGCACACCTTCGACTCCCTGACCGGGCACCGGTCCGGTCCGGGGCCGTTCGTCGACCCGTCGCCGGAGGTCCCGGCCGGCGCCGTCGACCTCGACCGCCTCGAGGAGTTCGTCCGGGCGCGCGGCGGTGCAGCGGCCGGGCCGGACGACCAGGTCAGCGCACCACTGCCGGCGACCACGCCCCGGGGATGAACACCCTCGGCTTCGCACCCGGCGTCGAGATGTCGAGCGACCAGACGTCGGTGGTGCCGGGCTCGTCCGCCCGCGCCATGCCGTACAGGATCGTCGTGTCGTCGAGCCACTCGATCTGGTCGTCGCAGCCGGCCGTCACGTCGTAGAGCGTCTCGGTCCCGTTGGCCAGCGTCAGCACGGCGTACGCCCACACCTTCTGGCCGGCGTCGGTGCGCACCACCTTCTTGTAGGCGAGGTGCGCGCGGTCCGGGGAGATCGACGGGCACTCGCCGCCGCTGCGGAACGCGGTCAACGTCCGTGCCGACACGCTGCCCTTCAGCAGCCAGGTGGCGTTGGCGGACTGCGAGGCGCCCGTCGCGTAGAAGGTGTCGTCGTCGACGAAGGACACGCCCCAGAAGTTGCGGTCGGACGCCGTGTAGGGCTTCCCGTCCACGGTGAGGGCGTAGTCCTCGAGGCTGCCGAGGTCCGTGCCGTCGGCCTTGTGGATCGTGGTCTCGGTGGAGAAGCCGACCTGGGCGTACGAGTGGCCCGTGACGAACGCGGTGGTCGCGACCAGGCTGCCGTCGGGGGAGATCCGCGACCGGCTCGGGATGCCGGGCAGCGGCCAGGTCGCGGTGGTGCGCCACGACGAGTCGAGGACGTCGGTCTCGTAGCGTGTGGCGACACCCCGGACGATGCGCAGGCACGACGTGGTGGAACCGACGGTGTAGAGCCGGTCGCACGCGGCGTCCGCGAAGGCGCGCGGTCCGGCGGGGGCCGCCAGCGGGACCACCGCCACCTGCCCGTACTGGGGGCCGGGAAGCGTGGAGCGGAAGACGACGTGCGGCGTGGCCAAGGCCGAGGCGAGGTCCGTGCTCGCCACCGAGGGCGCGGAGGCCACCTGGTGACGCTGGCTGCCGGCCGCCCGGACGACGTACCAGCCGACGCCCGCGGTGACCACCAGCACCACGGCCACGAGAGCCACGAGCCGCGGCGTCGGTCGTCTCACGGGCGGTCACTCCTCGGTCCTCGGCGGCTGCCACGGGCGCCGCGGTCGCGGGAGCGGTGTCCCAGCGGCGCCGGCTGACGCCCAGTGTGGGGTACCGGCGCCTGGGCGCCCAGCGCCGCAGCGGTGTCTGCCGGGTGATCCGACGGCCGTCAGCGGACCACCGCCGGGGACCACGCCCCCGGGATGAAGAGGGTCGGCCGGGCCGCCAGCGTGCC from Cellulomonas sp. NTE-D12 encodes:
- a CDS encoding polysaccharide deacetylase family protein, with translation MSPRALPGPLAALGPRGRRALRRTADAALRPFGSVNGGHDAHQVAVTFDDGPDGAETPRLLAVLARHGVRCTFFLLVDQAERHPELVHEVRDAGHEIALHGLDHRPLPRMGHRGALRYLRDARRRLEAVAGTTVRWYRPPYGLQSPASWAAARRAGLDVVVWSADAADWEDDPADVVLARAAAGLTPGGVLLLHERLEPGPDGEPVHTRFDRAALVDLLLTEADERGMTAVTVGELSRGGPRRTAWFR
- a CDS encoding glycosyltransferase family 4 protein, whose amino-acid sequence is MAEDGTGAEQRRSPIRIGFACHWTQPPQQSWSGTPWHLRAALQQVAEVQDLPLELAPPLRQVARVLGARRTPHGWTSTWRHGALSRVAIRRQLRTATERQHPDLVLQIQDLGVTPTPFAVLQDLSYGLLLDAYGPDGVPHFRALGRRRIDRLRRAQDRVYAQAALLLPMSEWLAAHLRSQGVPGDRVRVVNPGANAAVPVGTPVPARRVGTARRLLFVGRDFDTKGGAQVVAAQQLLRRELGPDVTLTVAGPAQWPLRSPVPDGVTFLGRVPGAQVGRLMDTHDLFVMPSRMEGFGIAFVEALTRGLPCIGRDACAMPEIIGHDDGGRLVRSEDPGELAALVAEALADDVLYAACAAAADRRRRHFSWERAASEVVAAAEESLRVRPGEGAAAAG
- a CDS encoding glycosyltransferase family 4 protein — protein: MAVPRTKVLIIVQNLPVPLDRRVWLECRALTRAGYQVSVICPRGPGDPARQTIDGVAIYKYRPAPEAKGLLGFVVEFVYSWLRTAALSLTVRRERGFDVIQACNPPDTYWLLARLWRPRGVRFLFDHHDLNPELFVSRFGEPAGAKARTELIGLRWLERRTFRAADRVVSTNESYRHVALTRGGVPRDRTTVVRSGPDTRVMRPVEGTDHLARGGHLLVYLGIMGPQDDVDLVLRVMDELVHRRGRTDVRAALLGFGDCLADLRALSHQLGLDDVVEFTGRVGPDKIAAYLSAASVGLCPDRNTPLNNRSTMNKTMEYMAFAVPPVSFDLVETRVSAQDTALYVPSGDVSAFADAVERLLDDPDLRVDLSLRARERVVAELDWSPQATAYVHTFDSLTGHRSGPGPFVDPSPEVPAGAVDLDRLEEFVRARGGAAAGPDDQVSAPLPATTPRG